tattagaaaggtagcgagaagatataggctagatatacctagcgtatataagctaactcccttaagctataaagaacttaaaaagttcgaagggagcgttattagtatatagattaaagagtattaggagcttattagattaatcctatattatatagttatactatatctagatattatatatacccaTTCAATACTCTCTTAATATCTAACTAACCTAAGACTAGACTATTTATTAGAGGTATAGcaagtagtaagatatctatttaggagctcttgCCTATTAATCTAATATAGAGGCAAGTAAGCGTTAGAAAGTCCGATGCTTATAATCGCTAGAgacgctttatatataaatgaTCTAAATATATGATATTTATTAtagggatatatcttctttccatttagaggtcctattatatagaaggcgtTATACTAGGATACTATCATAATGTTAAGtattaaagtagaacttctaacgttttctcttatagtaagagaggctataatacttaaaaggctatttatagatattaatcttaagcttagggaACCTTAAAacatctattataataattagtaaactatttgactaataatagctaagaacgaacatattaatacttacttatggtatatagatatctataatatatggTTATACTAAGAAGTAGTAAAAGGAacatttaaagctatatatccaTTAACTAGTTAGATACTAGTAAAGAGGCTTATTAAGtgacttagctaataagctTTTAGGTACTAGAGAgctctccttaatctttaagatattaattataggcttatataactagggggtagaaaataagttAAATTCGCTAAATAAAATACCACTTAATACTTCCTATCCATTACTATTAGCCATTACtaagattaatagccttacctTTGCCTTTATCTTAGCTAGGTAGTAATATAATGCTTAATATATTATCAGATACATTAATATAAGCATTATAAGCCTCTTTAATCTtacctaactagtagaagatattatatactaagtaagtaatctttataaaatatataagtttagccttatcaagctcgtactcctctatattatCTATACTAGCATGTTTTAGGTTACTCTAAAgaattatatataacttcttaagatcctatatataactattagcaatttgcctatatattaggggtagaggtttaggatctaggGACTTATAAAAGCTTTAGCTCTATCCAATAAAGCCTTCGTTAAATCCTTTACTCACCTAATATAAAAAGTAGAActactaatatagttaatataagtattataagagctattagatatataggtaattagtatatatctccttatatTTATAAGAACTATaagtataatagtaataataggagCTAGCGCTAGAATAATCGTAACATTCCCCAAAAGAACGTCCTActagagctaactatatatatattctgtaaggtaccttacaaagcttactaatagtaatatcgctatatttagttagctTGAACGATCTTAACGCGACTAGTAAAGCGCTAGAAAACTACAAAACTAGTAATAAACAAGAATACTTACAGTTTAGAAGCTTTAGTACGCTTACGTTTTCAAGGCGTTATAAGAGTAGGAGTTaacctactagtaatagccgtatttgtaataggtatacctaACAAGTTATCCGTTAATTCGAGTATAGGAGGCATCatcttattattattattataattaaaactagtaatattatcgctattataactataatagctatatttaatctatagctttaaaggaatcgctctactatacttaactcttttagacttccAAATATAAAAGGTAGGCCCCTTAAGGGAGCTATTAAGGTAAGAGCGACAaaggatataatattaagaatagtattactataaagcgtagttaaacgactattacctttaactagggggtatgtCGGAAGCTATAAAGCTTCTAAACGTATTAGCTATACGtttgctatagctatataaggctattTAACGTATTGGCTAGTTCcttttgtctataaatattagtcgttttgtctcctttgtagatagttcaaTAAGGTACTGTctccttcgtatagccacctactgtaaactgcttttaacgctcccgAAGCTCCCACTGCGTTTGGCACCGACAGACGCTGCAAAGGGCCGCTTACACCCCGCCGCCATGGAACTAACAGCAGCCGCCGCGACAGCAACGGCAAGCTCCAGTCCGCCACCCGGGACAGAACAACCCAGGTCCCAACTCCCGGCCCACCTACCAGCCTCCCTACCGTCCCTCTCAGGACGGGCAAGCCAGTCTAGTCCGTAGACTCGAACAACAGCCACCGCGACAGCAACatcaacaacagcagcgTCTACTCAGCGTGCCCACGGGACAGAGACCCCGACCCAGACAACCCAATGCCGCCGGGACGCCTCCTCCCCGAGTCGGCCGCGTCGCGCCTCCTAGTCCGCAGTACAGCTACGCCGCGCCGTCAAGGAGTACCAACCCCAACAGACCATCCCCGGTAAAGCGCAAAGACTCCGGCTACTCGAGCTGGAGCGCCGCGACGCCTCGAACGCTGGATGCTCCTGGGGCGCATGAGCAGGGACGTGGACATGGGCTCGGAGCGGCGGTggaagagggggagggggaggaggaggaggaggaggcctaTTATACTGGTCCGGATGGGTATGACGGCTATGACGATGGGAATGGAGTCGCCGGGGGGGAGTATGAGCATGGAGATGGGGAGTATGAGCAGGAATACTATGATGAGTCCGGGCGGTATCACGCGTGGGATGAGGAGGATGTGGAGGTGAGGTATTGAGAGTCGTGTCTCGGTGTTGGTCGCTTAATTATTTATTACAAAGCACGGCGCACCCACGGCTAAAACGTCACTGTAAAAATGCTGCACTACAGTACAGTACTCTTCCGAGAACCTGACGCAGCTATGCCGGGCCGACCAACCAGAAATAGAAGGACGCAGCAGGGGGGGCTTTATTAATCTACTTCTCGAGAGAAGTCCACTAGTGGGAGGCAATGTGTGGAGCGGAGATAGAGAGTAGGAGGAGTACAGTGGGTAAAAGACGGTTGTTATTTAAACTGAGCCTGCAGCGAGCTGCAAATCGCCGGCACCAGTGCCAGGGTCGAGGTGTGCATAGGTAATTAACTTGTCTTGTTGCCCGGTCACGGTTTCCCCCGCGGTTCTCTGAAGAGCCAGATGGTGTTTGTTAAGTCAACTCAAAGCCGGAAGAGAATTGGCGAATGCAGTTCTCTTGTCCCAGATGGCCGGGTCGATCCAGATGAGCTCGGCGAACTGCGTGCCGTTGCTGCTAACGTCAAGGACCGAGATGTGGGACCACCTGGGATGCGCCGTGACGGCAAGGTTGTCGGTAGCCAAGATTCCCTTGCCGTCCATCACCACCATGTACTTGGCCCCGATGGTCACCAGGTGCTGGAAGCGGACATTGGCGAAGTTGGAGTCGAGGAGGACCGGCGCCTTTTGACAGGCATGCTTGCCGACACCAGCGACCCCACGTACAGCTCGCCCGCCTATGTCAGCAGCAAGGCCAAGCCGCAGGATATCATTGTCAAGCTTGTCAGGGCGCCGAGCTCGTGATCTCGTCATGCGCTGCCTTGCAACCCCTGCTCTGGGCATGTGTATTTAGGCATAGACAGATGCATCTTGATCAATATCATCATGTCTAGGACGACTAATTAAATAGAGCTATGGCATGTGCATGAGTGGAATCTGAAGCCGTTGACTTTGAACCACTAAATCAGATATTCGGAATCATAACTGGGTGATGAGCTCAATGTACTTACGTGCGGCTTAACCTTGTGAGATTGAATTCTCTCATGTTGTCCACTTAATACAGGTAGAGCTAATTATTTCGGTCATTTTGTTCGATTGCGCCACCACAGTTCAGTTGCTACCCGTGACGGTAGACACCGTCCCAACTTTGACATCCCCTAGCAGGAGGTCACCGTCGTGCTCCGTGATCCGGATGTTTGACTTCAACTCCCAGTCTGCCCGGCTCCAGAATATGTGAGCGGCTCACACAGCCAAGTCATGGCTGCCAACCGGTCGTGCAGCGGGTGCTTCTTGCGATTGGCCTTCCACCTCTCCTCTGGCATGACCATCAGAGAACCCGGCTTCGGATGAGAAACCATCAGCTTCGTCCCCGGCGGCAAGGGCTTGCCGGCCACGGCATCCCCATAAGCAGCCAGGATATCGTCGCGCAAGCCCAGCAGCCAGGGATGCACCGCCGACACAAAATCATGCACCGTCAGGAACTCTCCCGTCGCCTCCACCACCAACTTGGCGGCCTTGTCAAGCGGACGGTCTACTCCGCAGCACCTCCGCAGGTGCTCCTGCCCGGGGAAGCCCTCGTATTCCGGGTCCTCGCCGGGAATCATCCCGAAGCGGACTTGGCTGCCTTCGGCCTCCCAGTCGTCGTCGGGTCCATCCCAGTGCCCGTCGTGCGTCTCGCCCCAAAGCTTCTCCCAGTCGTCCAGGACGTCGACGCTCACCGTGGCGGATCTGATCTTGGGTTCGGTGAGCGGGGACTGCGAGACGGGATGCAATTCCGACGCATCGGCGCCGGATGAACCCCCGCGGACGTACGGCTCGAGAGGAGCGTTCGGGTCGTAAAAGGGTTCGGGCATGACAAAGATGGAAGTGCTCAGGGGTCCGGTGAGAGCCCAGTAGAGGCGCTTGGCGTCCTTGGTAGCCGGGATGAACTTGTTTGCCGGGTGCGCGGCCGGTGTTGAATTCGCGTTGTCTTGCGCAGACGAGTGCTCATTTCTGGAAGTTCTGGTGTCCGAGGTGGCCATGGCTATGGAATATTATCGGCAGGAAACTCATGCACCGATGCGTTGATAAGACGCTCGTGGATTGATGGGGTGCAAGAACCTGAAGTCCTGAACAGGTCACAATGTTGGGTGACTGGATTGAGATTGGTGATGCTGCTTGACCCTCGCGTGTTGAGAAGGAGTCGGAGAAGGAAACTTGAACTGCAGCGGAAGCGGAACTTGCAGCCTGTTTATATGTACGGCCTGGGCCTGGTGCTCTCAAAGATCTGATCTCTCAGTCACGTTGCATCCAAATTGTCAAACGAGGGAACCGGGAATATGTGGTGCTTTCCTgcttaagtaccttacccagAGGTAGGTACTTGTACGATACCCATCGGCTCAAGTATTATATCGCTGCTACGAAATGCAAACACCACCGGCAGTTTCCTTCTACTCTCGCGGAAGGCCATCTCAGGTAAGGTATACAGAGgtacccggtggttagtaCGGATActgactaattagttcagaACTACCACCTATCTCCCGACAGGTggggccaaaacccccggCAAAACATCGGGCGAGCGTTGGGTCGAAGCAGCTGAGTCAGCAACCGCAATCGTGCAACGCCCAAGATTTTGCAAGTCTGGGGAGATTATCGCCCATCCCAGCTGTTATGCGGAAACTCCCAGCCGCGACCAACAAACCTGGAAATTAACTGGCAATCCGTTGGTAGGCACCTCGCTCGCAATTCCAGCACTGGCGAATTATTGAGATGCCATAAATAGGAACAGGGCAGATGACAATCATCAACCCGTCGCATGCAATGCCACGCTGCGATCGGGAGGGAATTATTCGAGAGGACGCACTTCGACAATTGAGGCAGTCTTGCCCACGGAAAGGTCCAACCGTGTTCCAGTGACGATATTTAAGCTTAGAGCAGCCAGGCGAATCAGCAGCTGGCCCAGACTGCTAGCGGGAGCTCAGGTTGACCGGACCGGGGCCGAGAGCTCAATAAATGGCTTGCCGCAGGCAATGGCGTTGCATCCAAACAATAACAATGCGGAAATGAGCTCCGCAGCGGATttattattttttttttcaaggGTGCGTACCGCAACACTGGAGTGCATGGTGGACCGATTCAACCTGATGGCGCAAAGCCATGAGTCCAGCGGGGTTGCCGACCAGGCACAGCACTACCCCGGATCAACCTGGGCGAACGGGTAAGTAACCAAAGGAAGCACGGAGCACAGAACAAAATGTGGTGTGACAACCGCGCTGGGGACGTGCCTCTACACAATATCGGTCGAGATTGGCTACCGCACCGGGTGCATCGGCGTCCTTGGGAATCCCAAGTTCCCAATGTTGCACTCCCCCGGCCACATTCCGTGTTCTCGCCCCTAACCAACGCTCCAAAACCAGTCCACGGGCTGTCTTGGTCCAGAAAGGGTCGAGAGTTTACGGATCCTATTCCTGGGTCTTAATCTAGACCTTGGTTCGTGCCAATCCCAGCACCCGGAAATCCACGGGCGGTAATCTGGATAAATTGGGAAAGCTCCGCACCCAAACTTTGCGAGGAGAAAAATGCGCCGAAAGCATGGGTGGCGACGAGAAGACCAACATCACGATCCGTTTGGATCACGACACTCGCATTCCCAGGCAGGTCGATGCCAGGTGTTATGCTAGGCGTTGGGGTCtcgaggatataaaggagcaTGCATTCCTGAGCTGTCCCAGGTAAAGACCGAAGCAAAGCTCCGCCATAGAAACATACTTGACTCTCCCAGCCCTTTCTCAATATTAACCGAGAAACAGAATCTGCACAGTCGTGAACGGTTTCAATATTTGTCAACTTCACCAGATTCAACTTCCGAGAACGCCATTTCGGGTTCATCAGCAATGGGTCTCCTTTCTAACCTCGTGCTCCTCACAGCGGCCGTGGCTGTCGCCGCCGATCCCGCCACGCCCAAGATCTCCAGCATCAGCTTTTCAGGCAACGGTTGCCTCAACGACCCCAAATTCTCGGGCAACTTCGACGTCCCATGCCTCACCTTTTCAAACTTTGCTGCCGCCCTCCCGGGAAACAACAAAACGGTCA
This genomic window from Thermothelomyces thermophilus ATCC 42464 chromosome 1, complete sequence contains:
- a CDS encoding uncharacterized protein (Nothing remarkable), whose product is MELTAAAATATASSSPPPGTEQPRLEQQPPRQQHQQQQRLLSVPTGQRPRPRQPNAAGTPPPRVGRVAPPSPQYSYAAPSRSTNPNRPSPVKRKDSGYSSWSAATPRTLDAPGAHEQGRGHGLGAAVEEGEGEEEEEEAYYTGPDGYDGYDDGNGVAGGEYEHGDGEYEQEYYDESGRYHAWDEEDVEYSSENLTQLCRADQPEIEGRSRGGFINLLLERSPLVGGNVWSGDRE